A region from the Fusarium musae strain F31 chromosome 1, whole genome shotgun sequence genome encodes:
- a CDS encoding hypothetical protein (BUSCO:EOG09262FW1) has protein sequence METRIVKVPSKGSLGQFRPGHGLAKLNHWEVQCENKPALEALQDAAHLLRTKDTPVAFPTETVYGLGADATRTPSVKGIYSAKGRPSDNPLISHVCDLEMLRQYIGHSDTTDPIPQRYRALIERFWPGPLTILLPNPAPSKLAPEVTAGLKTFGVRMPSSTLALSLIKLAGVPLAAPSANASTKPSPTAAQHVMDDLNGKIELILDGGHCQVGVESTVVDGLCDPPVVLRPGGIGIDELRSCPGWENVSIAYKDKSEEGKAAPRAPGMKYKHYSPKATVVLYESSFGEGVSGIASFDLKATNGAVNGHASNDERKGRVVGVIRTQRWKSGAGLRCASFHHLTDVQGADEDDSPFQVYEGDLLDEKEQPIGKILDIDLGRGTEGIARGLFAALREFDRRGADTIFVDGIEDRSDIAAAVMNRLRKAASETRA, from the coding sequence ATGGAGACAAGGATAGTAAAAGTCCCGAGCAAGGGCTCCCTAGGCCAGTTTCGACCTGGCCATGGACTCGCAAAGTTGAATCACTGGGAGGTTCAATGTGAAAACAAACCCGCTCTTGAGGCTCTGCAAGATGCTGCTCACCTGCTACGGACCAAGGACACGCCTGTCGCATTCCCGACAGAGACTGTATATGGCCTTGGTGCAGATGCTACTCGGACTCCCTCAGTTAAAGGAATCTATTCGGCAAAGGGACGGCCTTCAGACAACCCTCTCATTTCACATGTTTGCGACCTGGAAATGCTGCGACAGTATATCGGCCACAGTGATACAACTGATCCTATACCTCAGCGATACAGGGCTTTGATAGAGCGTTTCTGGCCTGGACCCCTGACTATTCTTCTACCTAACCCGGCCCCGTCGAAACTAGCACCTGAGGTGACAGCAGGCCTCAAAACCTTTGGCGTGCGAATGCCTTCTTCAACCCTCGCCTTGTCTCTTATCAAGCTAGCTGGTGTACCCCTGGCGGCACCATCCGCCAACGCTTCCACCAAACCTTCACCCACAGCGGCACAACATGTAATGGACGACCTCAACGGAAAGATCGAGCTCATTTTGGACGGTGGACACTGTCAAGTGGGTGTGGAGAGTACTGTTGTGGATGGGCTGTGTGACCCCCCCGTCGTCCTTCGTCCAGGAGGTATCGGTATAGATGAGCTACGAAGCTGCCCTGGCTGGGAGAATGTATCAATAGCTTATAAAGACAAGAGCGAAGAGGGAAAGGCTGCACCTCGGGCTCCAGGGATGAAGTACAAGCACTACAGTCCAAAGGCAACAGTAGTGCTTTATGAGTCGAGTTTCGGAGAAGGGGTCAGTGGAATAGCTTCTTTCGACTTGAAGGCGACCAATGGGGCGGTCAACGGCCATGCTAGCAACGATGAGCGGAAGGGTAGGGTTGTTGGGGTTATTCGCACCCAGCGATGGAAGTCGGGGGCTGGTCTGCGATGCGCCAGCTTTCACCATCTCACTGACGTACAAGGAgcggatgaggatgactcgCCATTCCAAGTATACGAAGGCGATCTGTTGGACGAAAAGGAGCAGCCAATAGGAAAGATCTTGGATATCGATCTGGGCAGAGGCACTGAAGGAATCGCGAGAGGTCTTTTCGCAGCGCTCCGGGAGTTTGATCGACGAGGCGCAGACACCATCTTTGTTGATGGTATAGAAGATAGAAGTGATATCGCAGCGGCGGTCATGAACCGGCTCCGCAAAGCGGCTTCAGAGACTAGAGCATGA